In Cydia fagiglandana chromosome 9, ilCydFagi1.1, whole genome shotgun sequence, a single window of DNA contains:
- the LOC134667579 gene encoding ecdysone oxidase-like: MWPTWMRARHVLGIVRVVQAILAALPAIYLSTRMPPQAIVLDEAEYDFIIVGAGTAGCVLANRLSEVAEWRILLIEAGGDPPVESQLPGLYYYIIGSRLDWNYQTVNDGYSSQAHKNKSIKLTRGKMLGGSSSANLMLHVRGNPEDFNSWARSSPGWGWDTALKYFIKSENMKDDKIMNFRFRKFHGTGGPIGVTRKSDPERNQLYFNAFRQLGYEIFLDANSDKQLVFSEGQYIVADGVRQSTATTFLGPVSHRLNLHVLKHALVTKVIMDGATAVGVEALTDAGKTITITANKEVILSAGAINTPQILMLSGIGPKKHLKEFDIDVIADLPVGENLHDHITAPVYFTAERSEPEDAALDLHGVGATITGYVSLDKSKAVPDYQVSAYPTDSGKDALWYCGSVYHLDDEVCDALDRALEGFKSLFTEINLIQPVSRGHVRLLSKDPTHPPEIYLGYYRNDTDLDIHARSIQDYLRVLNTTSLKRIGAKVVDLKLQGCAGAIFGSHDYWRCYAREIACTVWHPVGSTAMGSVVDARLRVRGSARLRVVDAGVMPTITSGNTNAPVAMIAEHAADIIKEDHGVSTECS; the protein is encoded by the exons ATGTGGCCGACATGGATGCGCGCGCGTCACGTGCTGGGCATCGTGCGCGTCGTGCAAGCGATACTGGCGGCGCTACCCGCCATCTACTTGAGCACGCGTATGCCGCCGCAAGCAATAGTGCTAG ATGAAGCCGAGTACGACTTTATAATAGTGGGCGCGGGCACGGCCGGCTGCGTGCTCGCCAACAGGCTCTCAGAAGTGGCAGAGTGGCGCATTCTGCTGATCGAGGCGGGTGGCGACCCTCCTGTGGAGTCTCAG CTTCCGGGACTATACTACTACATCATCGGCTCCAGATTAGATTGGAATTACCAGACAGTCAACGACGGCTACTCCAGCCAAGCGCACAAGAACAAGAGCATCAAGCTGACGCGCGGCAAGATGCTAGGCGGCTCCAGCAGCGCCAACCTCATGTTGCACGTGCGCGGCAACCCCGAGGACTTCAACTCCTGGGCCCGGAGCAGCCCCGGCTGGGGCTGGGACACCGCGCTCAAGTACTTCATCAAGAGCGAAAACATGAAGGATGATAAAATCATGAATTTCCGCTTCAGAAAGTTCCACGGAACCGGCGGGCCGATTGGCGTCACCAGGAAATCTGATCCGGAGAGAAACCAATTGTATTTCAATGCTTTTCGACAGCTGGGGTACGAAATATTTTTGGATGCGAATAGTGATAAGCAGCTTGTTTTCTCTGAAGGACAGTATATCGTTGCCGATGGCGTGCGTCAGAGTACTGCTACAACTTTTCTAGGACCAGTATCCCACCGACTTAACCTACACGTTCTCAAACATGCTCTAGTCACAAAAGTTATCATGGATGGTGCGACCGCTGTAGGGGTCGAAGCTTTAACTGACGCAGGCAAAACAATCACAATCACAGCTAATAAAGAAGTCATTCTATCAGCAGGGGCCATTAACACGCCACAAATTCTGATGCTTTCAGGAATTGGTCCAAAAAAGCATCTCAAGGAGTTCGATATAGATGTCATTGCTGATTTACCAGTTGGAGAAAATTTGCACGACCATATTACTGCGCCAGTTTACTTTACAGCTGAACGTAGTGAGCCGGAAGATGCAGCTCTAGACTTGCATGGCGTAGGCGCTACCATCACCGGATACGTATCCCTTGACAAATCGAAAGCGGTACCGGATTATCAAGTCTCAGCGTACCCTACAGACTCCGGCAAAGATGCCCTCTGGTACTGCGGTAGCGTATATCATTTAGACGACGAAGTCTGCGACGCTTTAGACAGAGCGCTAGAAGGCTTCAAGAGTCTATTCACCGAAATAAACCTGATCCAGCCTGTTTCACGCGGGCACGTGCGTTTACTTAGCAAAGACCCCACACACCCACCGGAGATTTACTTAGGATATTACAGAAACGATACAGATTTAGATATCCACGCAAGAAGCATACAGGATTACTTGCGCGTGTTGAATACAACTAGTCTAAAACGCATTGGAGCAAAAGTAGTCGATCTCAAGTTGCAAGGATGCGCTGGTGCGATATTCGGTAGTCACGATTACTGGAGATGTTATGCGCGAGAAATAGCGTGCACAGTGTGGCATCCAGTAGGGTCGACGGCGATGGGCTCGGTGGTGGACGCGCGGCTGCGCGTGCGAGGGTCGGCACGCCTGCGCGTGGTGGACGCCGGAGTGATGCCCACCATCACCAGCGGGAACACCAACGCGCCCGTGGCGATGATTGCAGAGCACGCTGCGGATATCATCAAGGAAGATCACGGAGTGTCCACGGAGTGCTCTTAA